One genomic segment of Rhodohalobacter mucosus includes these proteins:
- the ligA gene encoding NAD-dependent DNA ligase LigA, which yields MDKKEAKKRVEELRDLLERANRAYYEEAQPFITDKEFDEALDELEKLETEFGLESEDSPTRRVGGKPSSEFPTVTHPQPLLSLANTYNEEELRDFDRRVRDILGDTDFTYAVEMKFDGAAIRLRYVNGELVLGATRGDGERGDDITKNIRTISDIPLEVSGAPDVLEIRGEAFMEKEAFVRLNEYRDEQGLSTFANPRNSTAGSLKMQDPREVARRPIRFFAFDLLLDKDDATRTQASKMELLKMLGFPVSNYFTTCGSIDDIFDVIAEWKELRHELPFEIDGVVIKVNEEKYRPELGRTSKAPRWAISYKYEAEQASTLLKGITLQVGRLGKITPVAELKPVQLAGTTVRRASLHNEDEIHRKDIRVGDTVVVEKAGEIIPQVMSVVNPDRENRNEPFSMPETCPACGEELEKFEGEVAWRCVNPQCPPQVVERIKHFASRDAMDIEGLGEAVVQQLVDAGLINTFADLYKLEKEELIPLERMGEKSAENLVTAIDKSKNQPLDRVIYALGIRFVGKTVAKDLASHFKSMNALENADEETMTAIDSIGPKIAESVYTFFRHEKNRTLVESLRSAGLNFEHSGTESVSERLSDKKFVLTGTLPSLSRKDAAMLIEKHGGSTASSVSKNTDFVLAGESAGSKLSKARTLGITVIDEETFLEMIGEN from the coding sequence ATGGATAAAAAAGAGGCTAAAAAGCGCGTTGAGGAACTGCGCGACCTTTTGGAAAGAGCCAATCGCGCCTATTATGAAGAAGCGCAGCCATTCATCACAGACAAAGAGTTTGACGAGGCTCTTGATGAACTGGAAAAGCTTGAAACAGAGTTCGGACTGGAAAGTGAGGATTCACCCACAAGACGCGTGGGCGGAAAACCGAGCAGCGAGTTTCCCACGGTTACACATCCCCAGCCGCTTTTAAGTCTTGCGAATACCTATAACGAAGAGGAGCTCCGGGACTTCGACCGCAGGGTTCGCGATATTCTGGGTGATACCGATTTTACCTATGCCGTTGAGATGAAATTTGATGGCGCTGCAATCCGTCTTCGCTACGTAAACGGAGAGCTTGTGCTCGGCGCCACACGCGGCGACGGAGAACGCGGCGACGACATAACAAAGAATATCCGTACGATTTCCGACATCCCCCTGGAGGTTTCCGGGGCACCCGATGTACTGGAAATTCGAGGGGAAGCGTTCATGGAAAAAGAGGCCTTTGTGCGCCTTAATGAGTACCGTGATGAACAGGGCCTTTCCACCTTTGCAAACCCCAGAAATTCAACGGCAGGTTCCCTTAAAATGCAGGATCCACGCGAGGTGGCGCGCCGTCCGATTCGCTTTTTTGCATTCGATCTGCTTCTGGACAAAGATGACGCCACCAGAACCCAGGCATCCAAAATGGAACTGCTTAAGATGCTGGGGTTCCCGGTAAGCAACTATTTCACCACATGCGGCTCTATTGATGACATATTTGATGTTATTGCAGAATGGAAAGAACTCCGCCATGAATTGCCATTCGAAATTGACGGGGTTGTGATCAAGGTGAATGAAGAGAAGTACCGGCCCGAGCTTGGGCGTACATCCAAGGCACCCCGCTGGGCCATCTCCTATAAATACGAAGCGGAACAGGCCTCTACCCTTCTGAAAGGCATTACCCTTCAGGTGGGAAGACTTGGAAAAATTACGCCCGTGGCCGAGCTCAAACCGGTTCAGCTCGCAGGTACCACGGTACGCAGGGCCTCACTGCATAATGAGGATGAAATACATCGTAAAGATATCCGCGTGGGAGATACTGTAGTCGTTGAAAAAGCCGGAGAAATCATACCTCAGGTAATGAGTGTTGTGAACCCGGATCGTGAAAATCGCAATGAACCCTTCTCCATGCCTGAAACATGTCCCGCATGCGGTGAAGAGCTGGAAAAGTTCGAGGGAGAAGTAGCCTGGCGATGTGTTAACCCCCAGTGTCCGCCCCAGGTAGTCGAACGAATCAAACACTTTGCCTCCCGCGATGCCATGGACATAGAAGGGCTTGGCGAAGCGGTAGTTCAGCAGCTTGTGGATGCCGGCCTGATAAACACGTTTGCAGATCTGTATAAACTTGAAAAAGAAGAGCTGATTCCGCTGGAGCGAATGGGCGAAAAAAGTGCGGAAAATCTGGTAACTGCAATTGATAAGAGTAAGAATCAGCCCCTTGATCGCGTGATCTACGCTCTTGGAATTCGGTTTGTAGGCAAAACGGTTGCAAAAGACCTTGCTTCCCATTTTAAATCGATGAATGCCCTCGAAAATGCTGATGAGGAGACCATGACAGCCATTGACTCAATAGGTCCGAAAATTGCGGAATCGGTTTACACGTTTTTCAGGCATGAGAAAAACAGGACACTTGTTGAATCGCTGCGCAGCGCCGGACTCAATTTTGAACATAGCGGAACAGAATCGGTATCCGAACGACTGAGTGATAAAAAATTTGTGCTAACCGGTACCCTGCCCTCACTTTCACGCAAAGACGCAGCCATGCTGATTGAAAAACACGGCGGCAGTACTGCGTCATCGGTCAGCAAAAATACGGACTTTGTGCTGGCCGGAGAATCAGCGGGCAGCAAGCTGAGCAAAGCCAGGACGCTGGGTATTACGGTTATTGACGAAGAGACGTTTCTGGAGATGATTGGTGAGAACTGA
- a CDS encoding helix-turn-helix domain-containing protein — protein MPSLGKDLETIRKHLGLTIQDVQNATKLPLNTLKSIENDDIFEQQEENITYVRSFIRTYARNLKLDDELVTRALDQEEIGNYNHLLLSAFPELSKEVESGKKQGSDVKDRDSDADPGDIDTKKTPEPEQKKTRTRPRFIADFPEDPQVPVESEKTTSPGKEPVPDKHAAAKDDGETDVKSDSSDSLNAEKTPPKKDVRQVNWADMGKKFSDTERKPPVWVIGAAVVIIAVLAGIFLLSRADLFTTDTPEAGEASQAQTGDDARLDPGTDGPVLDLSEEQQVPEQVETPVLQDTLYLTVYAANERLDPVRVWSDLKPRIDPYWIEQGTALNFEFSDTIRIRGQYARMLLFLNGHLIENFRQQYFNEEQNAVELSRSLFSDPEWAVEIPIEVPANVAPPDSVAFRPTF, from the coding sequence ATGCCATCATTAGGTAAAGACCTTGAAACCATCCGGAAGCATCTTGGCTTGACGATTCAGGACGTTCAGAACGCTACCAAATTACCTCTGAATACGCTGAAGTCGATCGAAAATGACGACATTTTCGAGCAGCAGGAAGAGAATATCACCTATGTGCGTAGTTTCATTCGAACCTATGCGCGTAATCTGAAACTGGATGACGAACTTGTTACACGCGCACTGGATCAGGAGGAGATCGGCAACTACAACCACCTGCTATTGAGTGCTTTCCCGGAGCTTTCAAAAGAAGTGGAGTCCGGGAAAAAACAAGGATCGGATGTAAAAGACAGGGATTCTGATGCTGATCCAGGAGATATTGACACAAAAAAAACTCCTGAACCTGAACAGAAAAAAACCCGCACGAGGCCCCGGTTTATAGCCGATTTTCCTGAAGATCCCCAGGTTCCCGTTGAATCTGAAAAGACCACATCCCCTGGAAAAGAACCGGTTCCGGATAAACATGCAGCCGCAAAAGATGACGGTGAAACCGATGTCAAATCAGATTCATCGGATTCCCTGAACGCTGAAAAGACGCCACCTAAAAAGGATGTGCGGCAGGTAAACTGGGCTGACATGGGTAAAAAGTTTTCCGACACGGAACGCAAACCGCCCGTTTGGGTAATCGGTGCAGCGGTTGTAATAATTGCTGTACTGGCAGGTATTTTTTTGCTTTCGCGTGCAGACCTGTTTACTACCGACACTCCGGAGGCCGGCGAAGCGTCACAGGCTCAAACCGGTGATGATGCCCGGCTTGATCCGGGTACCGATGGACCGGTTCTCGATCTTTCGGAAGAACAGCAGGTTCCCGAGCAGGTCGAAACGCCTGTACTGCAGGATACGCTTTATCTTACCGTCTATGCCGCAAATGAGCGGCTCGATCCGGTTCGTGTATGGAGTGATCTGAAGCCCCGGATCGATCCGTACTGGATTGAGCAGGGCACCGCTCTCAACTTTGAATTCAGCGATACCATCCGTATTCGCGGACAGTATGCCAGAATGCTGCTGTTTCTGAACGGTCACCTGATTGAAAATTTCAGACAGCAGTATTTTAATGAAGAGCAAAATGCAGTTGAACTTTCCAGATCCCTGTTTTCTGATCCGGAGTGGGCTGTAGAAATTCCTATAGAGGTCCCTGCGAATGTTGCCCCACCCGATTCTGTTGCTTTCAGACCAACGTTTTAA
- a CDS encoding ComF family protein: protein MNRHICYWCGYDRFEHAATNDVEIMPDSVLFIWAMWQFDKGGFIQELLHSLKYNHLRGVGNELGYIAGRTFLDRMDADTLQFLDARNPVLIPVPLHAAKRRKRGYNQARALAEGLSVSLKWDLCEADDVIRIRKTRTQTGLTTLQRADNLKGAFKMTNNHLLDDENRFPILVDDVITTGATTYELASAICSSGVRCGILAIARA, encoded by the coding sequence ATGAATCGCCATATATGTTATTGGTGCGGTTACGATCGGTTTGAGCATGCCGCAACAAATGACGTTGAGATTATGCCCGACAGCGTTCTTTTCATCTGGGCAATGTGGCAGTTCGACAAGGGAGGGTTTATCCAGGAGCTGCTTCACAGCCTGAAATACAATCATTTAAGGGGGGTGGGTAACGAACTGGGTTACATTGCCGGAAGAACCTTTCTGGATCGAATGGACGCAGATACGCTTCAGTTTCTGGATGCGCGTAACCCGGTGTTGATACCGGTACCGCTTCATGCCGCAAAGCGAAGAAAGCGCGGCTACAATCAGGCTCGTGCACTTGCCGAGGGTCTTTCAGTATCTTTAAAGTGGGATCTTTGCGAGGCGGATGACGTGATCAGGATCCGTAAAACACGCACCCAGACGGGGCTTACCACCCTTCAAAGGGCAGACAACCTGAAAGGTGCATTTAAAATGACCAACAACCATTTGCTGGATGATGAGAACCGTTTTCCCATACTGGTAGATGATGTGATCACAACGGGGGCTACAACCTATGAGCTGGCATCGGCCATTTGCAGCAGCGGCGTGCGATGCGGTATTCTTGCCATAGCCCGTGCATGA
- the metH gene encoding methionine synthase, translating into MSRFNHPLFKILQDRILVLDGAMGTMIQGHSLDENDFRGDEFKDFSSELKGNNDLLSITQPDIIRSIHEDFLSAGADILETNTFNANPISQDDYNLGHLAYELNRASARLAREAADSFTRSDPDKPRFVAGAIGPTNKTLSLSPDVENPGFRAITFDTLVNAYTEQIRGLVDGGVDVLLIETVFDTLNCKAAIYAVHQHCRTIGKQIPIMISGTIVDQSGRTLSGQTTEAFWISVQHAAPLLSVGLNCALGSKQMRPYIQELSKHATCFTSLYPNAGLPDEMGEYGESPEYMAKQFRGYAEEGFVNIVGGCCGTTPDHIRAIANEAQSHKPRLRPDVNPYLRLSGLEPLVVRPDTNFVNVGERTNVTGSAKFKRLIKEENYEEALSVARDQVEGGAQIIDVNMDEGLLDSEEVMKDFINLMAAEPDIARIPFMVDSSKWDVLLAGLKTTQGKSVVNSISLKEGEEVFREQARKILDFGAAVVVMAFDEKGQADSLGRRKEICKRAYDILVDEVGFPPQDIILDPNILTVATGMAEHNNYAVDFIETVKWIKENLPLAKVSGGVSNISFSFRGNNVVREAIHAAFLYHAIKAGLDMGIVNAGQLEVYEEIEPELKELVEDVLLNRRDDATERLIQYADKIKDQNEDDVAVKKDAWRDGTVEERIQHALIKGIVDYIEDDVEEARQKYPQPIEVIEGPMMDGMNVVGDLFGAGKMFLPQVVKSARVMKKGVAVLIPYIEAEKDKNNRSEPKAKVLLATVKGDVHDIGKNIVGVVLSCNNYEVIDIGVMNPADKILAAAREHNVDVIGLSGLITPSLDEMVHVASEMKREGFETPLLIGGATTSRMHTAVKIAPNYDNPVIHVLDASRSVTVVNRLVSRTLKSGFLDEISSEYDDLREQYSSRGRKKSYLSLEDARKNSAAIDWKQTDICPPAEPGITVFKDMSLDKLRRYIDWGPFFIAWEMKGKFPDILQDEKAGEQARKLFDDANTLLDEMISKKLIQAHGVLGLFPANSTGDDIEIYKNQQRNDVLATFHTLRQQSKKRSGQPNKALSDYVAPRSSGRPDYLGAFAVTAGHGVAELVKKYEADHDDYNAILAKALADRFAEAFAEMLHQKVRKSLWGYSPAEDLDNDQLIREEYRGIRPAPGYPAQPDHTEKTTLFDLLSVEEKTGITLTEHLAMAPSASVCGLYFANREAQYFNLGKIKKDQVEDYAARKGMSVEEVERWLSPVLAYGD; encoded by the coding sequence ATGTCGCGTTTCAATCATCCTCTGTTTAAAATTTTACAGGACCGAATTCTGGTTCTGGACGGTGCCATGGGTACAATGATTCAGGGCCACTCGCTCGATGAGAATGATTTCAGGGGTGATGAATTTAAGGACTTTTCATCAGAACTAAAGGGAAATAATGACCTTCTCAGCATAACTCAGCCTGATATCATTCGCTCCATTCACGAAGATTTTCTCTCCGCCGGAGCTGATATCCTTGAGACCAATACGTTTAACGCAAACCCTATCTCTCAGGACGACTACAACCTGGGACATCTGGCCTATGAGCTGAACCGGGCTTCAGCACGGCTAGCCAGGGAAGCCGCCGACAGTTTTACACGGTCTGATCCGGATAAGCCCCGTTTCGTTGCAGGTGCTATCGGCCCAACCAACAAAACCCTCTCACTCTCCCCGGACGTGGAGAACCCCGGATTTCGCGCCATCACCTTCGATACCCTAGTTAACGCGTACACGGAACAAATCAGGGGCCTTGTGGATGGTGGAGTGGATGTTCTGCTTATCGAAACAGTTTTTGACACACTGAACTGCAAGGCTGCCATCTATGCGGTTCATCAACACTGCCGAACAATTGGAAAGCAGATTCCAATCATGATATCCGGCACAATTGTGGATCAGAGCGGTCGCACGCTCTCCGGACAAACCACAGAAGCTTTCTGGATTTCCGTTCAGCATGCAGCTCCGCTTTTGAGTGTTGGCCTGAACTGTGCTCTCGGCTCAAAACAGATGCGTCCATATATTCAGGAGTTGTCAAAGCACGCTACATGTTTTACAAGTCTCTATCCGAATGCCGGTTTGCCCGATGAAATGGGAGAATACGGTGAATCGCCTGAGTATATGGCAAAACAGTTCAGAGGTTACGCAGAAGAAGGATTTGTAAACATTGTGGGTGGATGCTGCGGTACCACCCCCGATCACATCCGCGCCATCGCAAACGAAGCGCAAAGCCATAAGCCGCGCCTAAGGCCGGATGTTAACCCCTACCTGCGTCTGAGCGGCCTTGAACCTTTGGTTGTCCGGCCTGATACAAATTTTGTGAATGTAGGCGAACGAACCAACGTCACCGGATCGGCCAAATTTAAAAGACTGATCAAGGAAGAGAATTATGAAGAGGCGCTTTCGGTGGCTCGTGATCAGGTGGAGGGAGGCGCCCAGATCATTGATGTAAATATGGATGAAGGGCTTTTGGACTCGGAAGAGGTGATGAAAGATTTTATTAACCTGATGGCTGCCGAACCCGATATTGCACGCATCCCGTTTATGGTCGACAGTTCCAAATGGGATGTTCTGCTTGCGGGCCTCAAAACAACACAGGGAAAAAGCGTAGTCAACTCCATCAGTCTGAAAGAGGGCGAAGAGGTTTTCAGGGAACAGGCACGTAAAATTCTGGACTTTGGTGCTGCTGTAGTGGTAATGGCTTTCGACGAAAAAGGGCAGGCTGACTCGCTCGGGCGCCGTAAAGAGATCTGCAAGCGCGCCTACGATATCCTTGTTGACGAGGTGGGTTTTCCGCCTCAGGACATCATTCTGGATCCCAATATTTTAACCGTAGCCACCGGCATGGCTGAACACAATAACTATGCGGTTGATTTTATTGAAACTGTTAAATGGATCAAGGAGAACCTGCCGCTTGCCAAAGTAAGCGGTGGAGTCAGCAACATCTCATTTTCATTTCGCGGAAACAATGTGGTCAGAGAAGCTATTCATGCCGCATTTCTCTATCACGCGATAAAAGCAGGCCTCGATATGGGAATTGTAAATGCGGGCCAGCTTGAGGTATACGAGGAGATTGAGCCGGAACTGAAGGAACTGGTTGAGGACGTACTGCTGAACCGCAGGGATGACGCAACCGAACGTCTGATTCAGTACGCCGATAAAATAAAGGATCAGAACGAAGATGATGTGGCCGTCAAAAAAGACGCATGGCGCGATGGCACCGTTGAAGAGCGTATTCAGCATGCTCTTATCAAAGGCATTGTAGACTACATCGAAGACGATGTTGAAGAGGCCCGTCAAAAATACCCGCAGCCCATTGAGGTGATTGAGGGACCGATGATGGATGGGATGAATGTAGTGGGCGACCTCTTTGGTGCAGGCAAGATGTTTCTGCCACAGGTGGTAAAAAGCGCCCGTGTGATGAAAAAAGGCGTTGCCGTTCTAATACCCTACATCGAGGCTGAAAAGGATAAGAATAACCGGTCCGAACCCAAGGCAAAAGTGCTTCTTGCAACGGTGAAGGGCGATGTTCACGATATCGGTAAAAATATTGTGGGCGTTGTTCTGAGCTGCAACAACTATGAGGTAATTGATATCGGGGTGATGAACCCGGCCGATAAAATTCTTGCAGCCGCCAGAGAACATAATGTGGACGTGATCGGCCTGAGCGGTCTTATCACCCCCTCGCTGGACGAAATGGTTCATGTGGCTTCTGAAATGAAGCGCGAGGGATTTGAAACACCGCTTCTGATTGGCGGAGCAACCACTTCGCGAATGCATACTGCCGTGAAAATTGCACCCAATTATGACAACCCCGTAATTCATGTGCTGGATGCATCACGAAGCGTTACCGTTGTAAACCGACTCGTTTCCAGGACGCTTAAGAGCGGTTTTCTGGATGAAATCAGCAGCGAATACGATGACCTCCGTGAGCAGTACAGCAGCCGGGGAAGAAAAAAATCCTACCTGAGCCTTGAAGATGCCAGGAAAAACAGTGCAGCGATCGACTGGAAACAGACCGATATTTGTCCGCCTGCCGAACCGGGCATCACCGTTTTCAAAGACATGTCTCTCGACAAGCTCCGGCGCTATATCGACTGGGGACCGTTTTTCATTGCATGGGAAATGAAGGGCAAATTCCCGGATATTCTGCAGGATGAAAAAGCGGGTGAACAAGCCCGAAAACTGTTTGATGACGCCAACACACTCCTCGATGAGATGATCAGCAAAAAGCTGATTCAGGCTCATGGCGTACTGGGGTTATTCCCGGCTAATTCGACTGGAGATGATATTGAAATCTACAAAAATCAGCAGAGGAACGATGTTTTGGCAACATTCCACACGCTCCGGCAGCAGTCCAAAAAAAGAAGCGGACAGCCCAACAAGGCGCTCTCTGACTATGTTGCGCCCAGAAGCTCGGGGCGTCCCGATTATCTTGGAGCTTTTGCGGTGACAGCCGGGCACGGCGTTGCAGAACTTGTGAAGAAGTACGAGGCAGATCACGATGATTATAACGCCATTCTGGCGAAGGCTCTGGCCGATCGCTTTGCCGAAGCATTTGCGGAAATGCTTCATCAGAAAGTAAGAAAAAGTCTTTGGGGGTACTCCCCGGCTGAGGATCTGGATAACGATCAGCTTATCCGTGAAGAGTACAGAGGCATACGCCCTGCTCCGGGTTATCCCGCCCAGCCCGATCATACAGAGAAAACGACACTTTTCGACCTGCTCTCTGTTGAAGAAAAAACAGGCATCACCCTGACCGAACATCTCGCAATGGCACCCTCTGCATCAGTTTGTGGTCTCTATTTTGCCAACCGGGAGGCACAATATTTTAACCTTGGAAAAATTAAGAAAGACCAGGTTGAGGATTATGCGGCCAGGAAAGGAATGAGTGTGGAAGAGGTCGAGCGCTGGCTCAGTCCTGTATTGGCTTATGGCGACTGA
- a CDS encoding methylenetetrahydrofolate reductase, translating to MKVIEHYENSTEPLISFEIIPPKRGGAVQDVFKSLDRVVEEVKPPFIDVTYHAAEAYVEELPDGTLKRRVRRKRPGTIGLCAAILHRYGIDPVPHLICEGFTKEESEDALIELNYLGIHNVLAIRGDNTGSQVSLNLNGTVNKYAVDLVKQIRNMNHGDYLEDIVNAEPTNFCVGVAGYPEKHFEAPNLDWDVKKLKDKVDAGADYVVTQMFFDNAAYFQFVEKCRENGIDVPIIPGLKILSTENHLKSLPKYFYLNIPDELTAEVDANPASVKDIGTEWSLNQCQELLDNGVPGIHFYIMGDPQPALNVISGLRGR from the coding sequence ATGAAAGTTATTGAACATTACGAAAACTCAACCGAGCCTCTGATCTCATTTGAAATCATTCCGCCAAAACGCGGTGGCGCCGTTCAGGATGTGTTTAAATCGCTCGACAGAGTGGTTGAAGAGGTTAAGCCGCCTTTTATTGATGTAACCTACCACGCAGCGGAGGCGTATGTGGAGGAACTTCCCGACGGTACGCTCAAGAGAAGAGTCAGAAGAAAGCGGCCGGGCACAATTGGTCTGTGTGCAGCCATTCTGCACAGGTATGGCATTGACCCTGTTCCACATCTTATTTGCGAAGGTTTTACCAAGGAAGAGAGCGAAGACGCCCTGATCGAGCTGAATTATCTGGGCATTCACAATGTGCTTGCCATCCGTGGAGACAATACCGGCTCTCAGGTATCCCTGAACCTGAATGGTACGGTAAACAAATATGCGGTCGATCTGGTGAAACAGATCCGGAATATGAATCATGGCGACTACCTGGAAGATATCGTCAATGCAGAGCCCACCAACTTTTGCGTAGGCGTTGCCGGTTACCCCGAAAAGCATTTTGAGGCTCCAAATCTGGACTGGGATGTAAAAAAATTGAAGGATAAAGTGGATGCGGGAGCGGACTACGTGGTAACGCAGATGTTTTTTGATAATGCGGCATATTTTCAGTTTGTAGAAAAATGCCGTGAGAACGGTATTGACGTACCGATTATACCGGGCCTGAAAATTTTGTCTACAGAAAATCACCTCAAATCGCTGCCGAAGTATTTCTATCTCAATATACCCGATGAACTAACGGCGGAAGTGGATGCAAATCCCGCCAGCGTAAAGGATATCGGAACCGAATGGTCGTTGAATCAGTGCCAGGAGCTTCTGGATAACGGTGTTCCGGGAATACATTTTTATATCATGGGCGACCCTCAGCCGGCACTGAATGTAATAAGCGGCCTGAGAGGACGGTGA
- a CDS encoding TatD family hydrolase gives MILTDTHCHLYLDQFHEDLQEVLDRSAEAGVSHIFLPAIDWSSISQMERLNHPEITFYKMAGIHPCSVEEVWPVDEEKLFELCSRDDFLGVGETGLDYYWSTGFVKEQKESLRLHCDVARQTGKPVVLHNRESTKDLLDLIEDEQDGTLSGVWHCFTGTRDEGKRALDLGLYLGVGGVSTFKNAGVDKVLAEMPLNRLILETDAPYLTPAPHRGKRNEPSYIRLIAENLAELKEVNLDEIAKATTKNAFDLFGVE, from the coding sequence TTGATACTTACAGACACGCACTGCCATCTCTATCTTGATCAGTTTCATGAAGATCTTCAGGAAGTTCTTGACAGATCGGCTGAAGCCGGCGTTTCACATATTTTCTTGCCGGCCATCGACTGGAGTTCCATATCCCAGATGGAGAGGCTGAATCATCCGGAGATAACGTTTTATAAAATGGCGGGTATCCATCCCTGCAGTGTGGAAGAGGTGTGGCCTGTTGATGAGGAAAAACTTTTTGAACTCTGCAGTCGCGACGACTTTTTGGGTGTGGGTGAGACGGGGCTGGATTATTATTGGAGTACGGGATTTGTAAAAGAACAGAAAGAGAGCCTTCGGTTGCATTGTGATGTAGCGAGGCAGACGGGGAAGCCTGTTGTACTGCACAACCGGGAGAGCACAAAAGATCTGCTCGATTTGATTGAAGATGAACAGGACGGGACGCTTTCGGGCGTATGGCACTGCTTTACGGGCACCCGTGATGAGGGAAAAAGGGCACTCGACCTGGGGCTCTATCTTGGCGTAGGAGGTGTATCTACTTTTAAAAATGCGGGAGTTGATAAAGTACTGGCCGAAATGCCTCTTAATCGTCTCATTCTTGAAACCGATGCTCCTTATCTCACACCCGCGCCCCACAGGGGAAAAAGAAATGAACCTTCATACATCAGGCTGATCGCTGAAAACCTGGCGGAACTAAAAGAAGTGAATCTGGACGAAATTGCGAAAGCAACTACAAAGAATGCGTTCGATCTGTTTGGCGTGGAGTAA
- a CDS encoding SLC13 family permease, which yields MTFEIIFVFLLLGIAVFLFVTKYVTYDIVALIIMASLLLSGVLSLQEGLSGFSNSATITVACMFILSAGVKNTGILERVGEYFADKMDHNFHFWFFWLLLCVAVISAFINNTAAVAIFIPVMMGISARIGVSPSKMLIPLSFAGMFGGVTTLIGTSTNILVSSIAAERALDPIGMFELTPMGIVFMAAGFLFLFTIGTRMIPSRRDASELTEQYGMQDYLTDVQVMETSDLIGKKLNHQKLTEKLDLDVIRVFKEKGDSSAQRGDVYIEPGDIMRVRGKSSDIQKLQLREDLTIFTKKTWGDKDLEYGGDLIVEVVIAPESSLVKSNLDSFPFADKMGALPLAIRQRGELKHNDLNEVILEAGDSLLLSISAERMDDLQKDSAFIIVSKKETQKTASGKTVQAIAILAAVVITAALGIFPIVITALSGAVLMILTGCLRTEEAYRAINWKVIMLLAGVLPLGTAMDKTGAAQWMASGMLDVLADSGPTVLLSGFFGLTLLVTSVMSNNASAALLAPIAIEAAGRIGVSPEPLLYSVTFAASLSLITPFGYQTNTMIFGPGHYEIKDFLKIGTVLNLIFWVLATLLIPVIWPF from the coding sequence ATGACATTTGAAATCATTTTCGTATTCCTGCTTCTGGGGATTGCCGTTTTCCTTTTTGTGACAAAATATGTCACCTACGACATTGTCGCGCTTATCATTATGGCTTCGCTCCTTTTGTCGGGAGTACTCAGCCTGCAGGAGGGATTGTCAGGTTTCAGCAATTCTGCGACGATCACCGTTGCATGTATGTTTATTCTGAGTGCGGGCGTGAAAAATACGGGTATACTGGAGCGCGTCGGCGAATACTTTGCCGACAAGATGGATCACAATTTTCATTTTTGGTTCTTCTGGCTGCTTCTTTGTGTAGCAGTTATATCGGCATTTATCAATAACACGGCCGCCGTGGCAATCTTTATTCCTGTAATGATGGGTATATCTGCCCGGATAGGGGTAAGCCCGTCCAAAATGCTGATACCGCTCTCATTTGCGGGTATGTTCGGCGGTGTAACTACTCTGATAGGCACCTCTACCAATATTCTGGTGAGCTCCATCGCTGCCGAACGTGCCCTTGATCCCATCGGCATGTTTGAGCTTACACCAATGGGGATCGTTTTTATGGCCGCTGGATTTCTTTTTCTGTTTACAATCGGTACCCGCATGATACCCTCCCGCAGAGATGCCAGTGAGCTTACCGAACAGTATGGAATGCAGGATTACCTGACGGATGTGCAGGTTATGGAAACATCTGATCTGATAGGCAAAAAACTGAATCACCAGAAGCTCACGGAGAAACTGGATCTGGATGTAATAAGAGTATTCAAAGAGAAAGGTGACAGTTCTGCACAAAGGGGAGACGTTTACATTGAGCCGGGTGATATAATGAGGGTACGAGGCAAAAGCTCGGATATTCAAAAACTTCAGTTACGTGAGGATCTCACCATCTTTACAAAAAAAACATGGGGGGATAAAGATCTTGAATACGGGGGGGATTTAATAGTTGAAGTGGTCATTGCACCTGAATCATCGCTTGTAAAGTCAAATCTTGACAGTTTTCCATTTGCAGATAAAATGGGAGCATTACCACTAGCTATACGCCAGCGGGGAGAACTAAAACACAATGATTTGAATGAGGTGATCCTGGAGGCAGGAGATTCACTCCTGCTCAGCATCAGTGCAGAGCGAATGGATGATTTGCAAAAGGATTCCGCCTTTATCATCGTATCCAAGAAGGAAACGCAAAAAACCGCATCCGGGAAAACCGTACAGGCGATCGCTATTCTGGCTGCAGTGGTAATAACTGCCGCACTGGGAATTTTCCCAATCGTTATAACAGCATTATCCGGAGCTGTGCTTATGATATTAACCGGATGCCTGAGAACAGAAGAAGCGTACAGGGCGATCAACTGGAAAGTAATCATGCTGCTTGCCGGTGTGCTGCCGCTAGGAACAGCTATGGATAAAACGGGTGCGGCACAGTGGATGGCTTCGGGTATGTTGGACGTACTCGCTGACTCCGGTCCGACCGTACTGCTCTCAGGGTTTTTCGGTTTAACGCTATTGGTTACATCGGTTATGTCGAACAATGCATCCGCAGCACTGCTTGCACCCATAGCCATTGAAGCGGCAGGCAGAATAGGGGTGTCACCCGAACCGCTACTCTATTCCGTGACATTTGCAGCCTCACTGAGCCTGATTACTCCGTTTGGTTATCAGACAAACACCATGATTTTTGGCCCCGGACATTATGAAATCAAGGATTTTTTAAAAATAGGAACTGTACTGAACCTCATTTTCTGGGTATTGGCTACATTGCTGATCCCCGTAATCTGGCCATTCTGA